Below is a genomic region from Epinephelus moara isolate mb chromosome 9, YSFRI_EMoa_1.0, whole genome shotgun sequence.
GGAATATAAAAGCCTACCCCCACCAGGGTAAAGCAGATAGACTCATGGCTCACAGCGTTGTTGGTTTTCTCAAAGCAAAACCGCATGAGAGGGGAAGATCAGTAGACACAGACTAAAGTGGAAGGAAGCAACGGAAAGGAATTACCCACTTCCACGTTTCCACTCATCTATCCAAGCATAGACAAGTTCCGCGGATGGGTCACACAATGAGAAACCTGGCTGAGATGGGCTTGTTAAAGAATCGCTCTGCTTTCATCTGCAGGCCCACCCCGGAGGAAGCACTGAAATGGGGGGACTCACTTGACAAGCTGCTGACACACAAATGTAAGCAACTTTTAATTCcttatttcattgtttttctcttttgtctctCATTGTCTCTCTCCTTTACACACATGGCAGtcatctgtctttgttttcatttgtgcaaTGTATTTAAGTGCAATATTGTTTTAGAAAGTGGGTGAAAATAGACGTACAGTGCTTTCATGAGGTGTTGGGGGAGGGTGGTGAGCACAGGAAATATGCATGTACTGATATatggattacacacacacactgccgcaGTGAACGGGCAGCTTGCAGCAAGTTTCTCTAATCCCAACGGACAGAGTCCATGTGTtacacagagagaagaagggaGACTGAAATCAGGCAAAATGCAAGTGTGTTGCTATTTCTGGTTTCCACAATACATCTTCCACAGTTCAGTCCCAgtcctttttttaaacctgaTACAAAGCCAACACCACATCTGGTACCTATTCATCTCTGTTGGCCTCTTTATTCCCCCCCTTCTTATTTCCTTTCTTCCACCTCTTACCTCACTCCTGCTTACCAGAATGAGCTAAGAGTTGACCGCCTGCATCGGCACTGCTTATCAGCGTGGGTGATTCATGGGAACGGAAAGGTGCAGACGGGAGAAGTGGGTGGACATGGCTTCCTGCTATTCTTTCTTCTAGATGCCTTCTTCCTCAAATCATTAACTGGACTGAAACTTAAAAAGCCCAAAGTGCCACAATTAGTCCTTTTCCCCCGCAACACTAAAACAGTCACCTCTTTGTTCATTCACAGCATGGGTAGAGGGGAATGCATGGATGTCATCCTCAAGGGTGGATGATGTCACTTAAAGGATGTTGAGGACCTGAACATGTGCAGAGCTTTTTCATGTCTCACTTTATTCCAACCACATGACTCAAAAGGCCGTCACAGGAGCTATTTTAGGAGCTGAAACTCCAAGAAGCGCTTCAGCTGTGAGGTTGCCATGGCACTCCAGTCAACTCTCCTGTTGTTTATTCTCCCCCTGCTCTCTGCTTTCCCTCAGATGGTCTGGCAGCGTTCAGAGCTTTCCTGCGCACAGAGTTTAGCGAGGAGAATCTGGAATTCTGGCTAGCATGTGAGGAATACAAGAAGATCAAGTCGCAGTCCAAGATGGCCTCAAAAGCCAAGAAAATCTTTGCAGAATACATCGCTATCCAGTCGTGTAAAGAGGTGAGTGAGAGTGCACGCAACACATACGGAAGCTGGGAAAAAATGGCACCAAAACAGCCTCCTGCAAAAAAtagaacacatgcattttccctGCTGTTATTTCTTCAAAATAACAGCTTGATTTTACACTTCCCTCATGTGTTTTGCTCTTTTCCTCTGCAGGTAAATCTGGATTCGTACACCAGAGATCACACTAAGGACAACCTGCAGAATGTGACACGCTCTTGCTTTGACCTAGCGCAGAGGCGGATATACGGGCTGATGGAGAAGGACTCATACCCCCGCTTCCTGCGCTCAGAACTCTACGTGGACTTAATCAACCAAAAAAAGCCCAGCTCCACTCCGACTTCATCTTCGTCATAAGAGACCAGAAAAAGATCTAAGGAGAAGAGAAAGACGATGACGAGAGAACAAAAAAGGGGCAGACTTGAAAAAAAAGTGGGTGGGTGGGATGTGAGGGTCTttgtttgcctttttattttttacatttttttgtgtatgtCATCCTGTCCactatgttgtgtttttgttgttatggtGTGAGAGGACGCGGCAAAGCTATGGCACTGCAAAGGAATGTAGTTTACACAGTTACCAGGTGGATGGATGAGTGAATGGACTGGTGAATGCATGGATGGATGTTACTAAAAAGCCCACGATTGAGGGCTGGAGCGGGAGCTGGACGCTTGTCTGATCACTGTCTCTCTTTAGTTGTGGTGTCAGTCTTTTGGTCGTGTTTTTAAGTTTTCGTCCAGTTGTACTGGAGAAAAGGAGGGGTTGGTCAGAAAACCCTGCAGACATGAAGACAGTCCGGTActgttttgtcacttttttttccttaatttcCTTTTTAAGTCCCCTCCTTTCCTCCACCATGTTCTCTGTGAAGCCACTTCAAAGCTGTCGGTACGACACAAAGTCctttttctttgtgtattttctttttttatcaggCTCCAAACTGTATGacggaaggggaaaaaaaagatgtctgaATGAAAGCTAGCGTTGGCTCTGTTTCACGCGCATCTCTGTTAAACACCTACACCCTCTAAAAGCTTCTATAAACAGCTTCCACCTCATTCAGTTCATCCCAAGACTGTGGGAAGAGTTCAACAGGGACAAAGACGGAGACAGCGACGGGCAAAGAACACAACACGTATAAATAACGGATGGACTGGAGCTGTGATGAAACACAGACGTGTGTTACTCTCAcattaaaagacatttaaagtcACATTCAAAGCCAGTAATGGAAGAAAAAGACGACTTGCTTCCTGTCTCCAAAGACTGTTTACAACGAGGAATGAAAACTGAAGAAGTAAAAAATGTTCCGTGCAGCCAAACGACATTTCCTTTAACGTTGTAGCTCATTCTGGACTAATCGAGGAAGCATTCTCAGGACATTGCCATGACAGGTTCCAGCTTggtttcttttctgtttttctacaCACTCACTGTTTTTATATGCTTTAGGGTTCCAACCTGCACTCCCTAGCTCCACTGAGCAATACACAAGAAGTTGCTCATGTTGTAGTCGGAGGAAAAACAGTTGCttcatgttgttatttatttagattAACTCGCTGGATGCTTCTACAGACACCTTCACCTCCTCTAAAGCACTCAGCTAAAAGCTCTCACTTTCCTCTTAACCACCAAACAGGTCCAATGCTGTCCTGAACTTTAagtgcaatatttttttttaattttattttattattatgtttggttttgttcatttatttggataatttttaatttttatgggGAAGACGAACGGCTTGAGCTCTGTATTAACTTTATTtgttaagagaaaaaacaaaacgtaGAGCTATAAGGTTGACTTACAACGTAAACTTTCAAGAACCATAAGTAGTTTAATGAATTTTAAGCAAGTGATTCTAACTGTGTGTTAACCCCCGGCAGCAGGCAGCTGGGGCGCATTATGGTTGTAAATATAATTCTTTAAGAAAACTATGtgataacacattaaaaacaaacaaaaaacaaaaaacccataGGTCTCTGCTGGTGAATGTGGGACCCAGCTGTATCTATGTAAATATGAGAGACTCAAAACTATAAGATGACatgtattgttaaaaaaaaaaaaacgtaggCGAGCAAGAGCAGGTACAATCTGCTCTTTTCCCTGGTCATACACTGCTTGTAAGGAGTTTTCTGaaatgcattttatcattttcaCTGTTTACAATTCAAAATGCATCTCCTATGATAGCAAGTGAAAACAGTAGAGTACATTTGGTGTCATTGCTAATGATAAATAAACCAACCAACTGATGAAGTAAGATCTGTTGTCTCTGGATTTTTTTCCTATGATGTGCATTTGCTCATATGCCAATTCAATTCAATGCATTCAAGCAGCTGGTGCAGCCACggagtccagatttctccttagtcattagttcaaggtccacactgtttaatatattcagcgtcatacttacCTTTGGCCATGTTATCAAGCTAGTTTTCTGCATCTGTCAAGTAATTGTCCCTTAGtcagtcactctacagcaagaGACAGCACTTAAAATTAAAGCTCTGtcctggaaattcactgtacctcaaaatgaagtgtgttttatacaaacgacacatttgcaagtcacttacagtcaatgagaatggatacgtgacccacttttgggccgcgacccaccagttgggaaccactggcttaaaggaatagttcgaTATTTCGGCAGTTGTGCTTGTTGACTGTCTTGCAGAGAGATGAAAAGAACTCATGAGTGCGAACTAAATATGAATCCACTGCTAGCAGCCACAGttgtgtttgtaaacacaacaatcAAACATGGCCCCGCCTCACACTGTTTGTGTACACTGCAAACTGCTATTTTAGGAAAGTTACATTGGTcataatggaaaaaaacaatactAAACTACTGCCAGCACCTACCTGTCTGACAGAAAACAGGTCAACTCTGCGTCATTCGtcatcctctccttcagtgtGAAAGCGAAGGCCAAACCCAGATTCACTCTTCATTTGGAGCAAGCCTAGTCCAGTTGGTGTCCTTATGATTTGCATTTCTTCAGCACTATGTCCACAATTATCTAGCTTCCTCTTGGAATGTCTGCTGCTACTCTATGGTCACTATCTTTTTATTAGTCTTTTGTAAAGTTATTGGTCAGGGGCCACACACCCAGATAGTCtggaacacagcaaaataagaagaaaatacaggcaaagGGCAGGGTCTTTGCAGACAGATAGATTGCCACttacttctagtgggtcattagggatgattgagagggattactttttatgttaacattttgtttgtgtatttaataCAAAAACTGGGCCGTTTTGTGCCAGGTCTTTGACTTCAAGGTGATAAGACTCCAATAAAACCACAACCTGAGGCTTTTACACTGTAGTTTTTGTACAGACTACACAAAGATATCACATGTTAACTACTGAGCTTTGGAGGTGCTGGCAGGCCGCACCTTGTAAAACCtcggacagagccaggctagctgtttccctctgctttCAGTCATTATGTGAAGCTAATCGTCTGCTAGCTTTGTACTGAACTCCTAACTCTcggcaagaaaacaaataagcttatttcccaaaatatcaaactatttCTTTGAGTAACTGAACACTAAAAACCACATTACATAAAGATTCTGGTTTCCAAGGTACAATACCTTGGATCTAATTTTCGTATTTTCAGCCATCATCCCTGTTGGTAATGATAACATCATACTCACCAATTGGAGCATGGCGATGACACTAAAAATAGACCTGACAGCTAAAACAAGATTAGTCAGATGAATATAGTTATAGTTTAGTTATAGTTATCTTAGAGACATTTGGGGCTTAGCATGTAAACAATTTGTGCTTCCTTTTAGTTTTACTCACAAATAACAGGGCTGTTGGCTTGTTTCCAACATGTCTGATCGTCTGCAAGCTTCTGTTTCTTGTCCCATCACACTTTATCTGAGTAGCGTCTGTTTCCAGATCCCACTTATCAGAGAAATGGTGGCCAAAATTAGCTCCCATGCAGCCTGAAAAAGATGATTGTGTTTTCATACTTTCTCAACACTCCAAAATCGTTGGGACTCGGAGTAGTGTTGAGATGGTGACACAGGACATCACGACTGATCCCAGCTGTCTTGTTGCTCTGAAAGAAAGGCCAGTGACACAGGGTCGAGTGTTGGCCGGGTTGTTGGGTTGGGATGAGGGGAAacagttgtctgtgtgtgtgtgtggtgtgtgtttgtctgtgttttcgAGGGTTGATAAGTCTGAAGTGGTGTTGGAAACAGTAGTAACAGCGTCTAATCCTCTTTACCAGCTGCCATCTGTTTTGACAGACACAGCTTCTTTTTCCCCAAAAGGAATTGTCATCAACCTTTTCTATCGCCTGTCCCGGCCTGTTTCCTCTCCGTCTCGCTCCCTGTTGactgtctctttgtcttcagAACCCACGCTTGTATTTTTTCATGCTCATCCTTAATGCCATACAATGGAGGTCCTGCTCTTGAGCTGGATTCCTTTACCAAATCCCTTTGTTCAagtttccttcctctctgtcatcTGTGTAAACCACATTATAGTGcctgtcattgtttttaaattcagctgTCACGTGAGTCCCGAAACCCGCCAGCCCGCATTTCCTGCTCAGATATCTCGTGTCCTGCTATACCAAATATGGCCGTCAGTGTTTTCTCCACTGTGACAGTCTCTTATCTGACTTTCTTGTCACGTTAAAATTTGTCACCAGGATATGCAGTGttactatttttatttacagcacttttttaatgttgtgtaaCATTATAGAGATACCCGTGTCTTGTCTGCCGGGCTACAGGGAAATAAGCTTCCAATCCCTTTTATCTTTATTGCTTTGTCAGCTCAGCAGCCCTCACAGTACACTTGGcatgtcattaaaaagaaaaactaaagtCGCAGTTCATAAAAATATCACTTCATGTGCTACGGACTAGAAACTTTAAGTATTAGTTtgtcattttgggaaataagcttatttgctttcttgctgtgATGCTTGGtattagatgagaagattacTCACATATCTGTCCGTTATGTATGAAGCTAGCTTTAGCTAAGCATAAAGACTTGAAGCGAAGGTGTAGGCTACACCGCCTAGCCAAGAAGTAGTTGCGGCTAGTAACTCCCTATAAAACAGATTATTCTAATAGTATAAAGTGTTATTAGGGAGTGTTATAGGTGCTGTTTTGCTCTTGAACTCTGGACAAaaccaggctaactgtttccccctgtttccagtcttcatgctaagctaagctaagctaagctaagctaatcacctGCTGGTTTAGCTTCACATTTAGCTTACAGATATGacagtggtattgatcttctcaaagaaagcaaataagcgtaTTTCTAAAATGTTCAACAGTTAATTTCAGTGTCAGCTAAGGTGGTAAAACTTTtagaaaacatttcaaaatctGGAGCAGAAAAATACTTTAATATGCTACAAAGATGTTTCGCCTTGAACTGTCtaggacagtggttcccaactggtggatcgtggtccaaaagtgggttgcgggtccattctgaatgaaccgcaagtgacttgcaaacatgtcaagtttgtaaaaaaccaCACTTTTTTTGAAGTATTTGAATTTCTGgcacatagcttttattttgaagtgccgtttcctgctgtagaacgAGAGAACGGACAGCTATAtgtcagagacagcaaactagcttgacaacatggccaaacgcaagaaTGACCCTGactatattaaactgtgtggaccttgaactaatgactaaggaaaaatctggaccccgtggctgcaCTGGATGGGAATTACCAGTCTAGGACCACCCCTGATTTTGGCAAAGGGTCAACAATTAGCATTTCTAAATTTGTCTTCAAGGACAACAGGCCATTTTAAAGGTATACAACACAGggttttcctaaaaaacaatgtctagactcatgtaaaagtaatccctcttagTCATCACTCATGACCCACTaaaagtgtgtggcagtgtatttatcagagactctgccctccgTCTGGATTTTCtgatttcctttttattttgctgtgttctgGGTGTTCCTGGACACAGCATGGAATCGGGGCttcataaaaaggtagcaaccaggtgccagaccataagtagaacacatccaagaggaagctacagaCACAATGCAGAAAAAAACGTAAATACAGCATGCAAAACATCAAGCGGGAAAAGCCGGTTCCAGAACAACAGTGAATCTGGAGCAAGCCTTAACTTTTGCTGGTGATACTAATTACAAACAGTAGCCAACAGTTCCCACATAGCATTTCCATTATATGTGGATGGATTTTGCAACTTTATTTAATAGCAAAATACTGAATAAGATCATTGCTACATCATCCTTGGATTAAAattctttgggtttttttaccTTGTGAATTTTGTGTCATGAAGGGAAAGTACCACATACACATTTTCAAGAATGTACAGAGTTGTACAAGGACTTACTCAATAAAGAAATGTCATTATATCAGGATTATTAAACAATCCCGCATTTGTACGCCTCTATCAGATGACTTCATATAAATAACTATCTCTAAAGCAAACTGTGTATTAGAGATTGGTTCTTAGCACCATGAACCCAGAGGACCTGTAAAAACGCAGTCATGCTGAATTCACTGGGGCTTCCCCTCTTGTCTCTCATCTATTTGTGCAGCAGTCAAGGGGCTTAAGCCTCTATTAATCCTTAATTCTCAGATCAGCCTATCCTTTCAACTCTTGGCAGGTTTACAAAAGAAACATCACGTCCCTCCCAGTTACCCTCGCTGACTCAGTGGACACCTCAACCCTGTCTGGCATGGAGGGACTTGTTGTCTGCTCTGCTGTATGTACAGACTCTTATGTTCACACCAGTAGCCAGAGTCTCTTCCACATGGTTTAACACAATATgccacagacaaaaaaaaaggatcacTTCCATTGGAGAGTCTTCCTTATATGTATTATGTGCTACATTCATCATATTGTATCTTCTGACCTGCTACATGAGGTGATGTCTTCATGAACACCAAGAGATGTTTATGTTCTTGCACCCTGGTAACGGTACCATCTGTTGATTCACAGGTACATGTTCCCAGATTTGATTCAGTCTGGCACAAGGGAATCAAATGTGTCGAAGCAGCTATGGGGGCCTGAATGCCCTGAACTCACCTTAATCGCATGTGGCACTACCTGCCTACCTCATACACAGCTGCAGCACCTGTCCAGTTTTTCGTATTGGTATTGGCAAAAAGCTCAGTAGCTTTAGCGGATGTCGCTGTTGCTGTTCAtagacagggacagggacagacGCAGGAAGGGAGATTGGAaggaaacaaaatgtaataGTCTGTCCTATCCCAAAGGTCTAATCACAAAAGGTCAGTATTATATATAGATGGCCTTTATACAGATAGATAAGCGTTATACAAGGATTGCTGATGTTTTGCAAAAT
It encodes:
- the rgs3a gene encoding regulator of G-protein signaling 3a isoform X6, whose amino-acid sequence is MKNRLAFLRRRNESPGSNPASKLDKSMKSVKPTPEEALKWGDSLDKLLTHKYGLAAFRAFLRTEFSEENLEFWLACEEYKKIKSQSKMASKAKKIFAEYIAIQSCKEVNLDSYTRDHTKDNLQNVTRSCFDLAQRRIYGLMEKDSYPRFLRSELYVDLINQKKPSSTPTSSSS
- the rgs3a gene encoding regulator of G-protein signaling 3a isoform X5, whose amino-acid sequence is MFHTMVDFSEKYLERAKDMKNRLAFLRRRNESPGSNPASKLDKSMKSVKPTPEEALKWGDSLDKLLTHKYGLAAFRAFLRTEFSEENLEFWLACEEYKKIKSQSKMASKAKKIFAEYIAIQSCKEVNLDSYTRDHTKDNLQNVTRSCFDLAQRRIYGLMEKDSYPRFLRSELYVDLINQKKPSSTPTSSSS